The window GTCTCCAGATCGAAGCCGACCAGGGCCTCCCGGTGCCAGCTCATCCCGTACCTCCTTCGTGGTGCTCTCCCCCAGGTGATGACCACCCTGCCATGCACCACTGACAACGGTCGCAGGCGGTTGGCTCAGGAGACCGGGCGGGAGTCCGTCCATACGGATTCGAACTCCTCACGGTATGTCTCGAACAGCCCGTGCTCGTTGTCCTGCCCCGCGCGGACCACCGCCCGCCCTCCGCCCCGCAGCACCAGCACCGGCGCCTCCATGCCGCGTGCGCGCCGCAGATACGGCTGGACGACGCCCACCGCGTCCGCCCCGTCCCCGTCCACCAGATAGGCCGTGAAGCGCGGCGTCTCGTCGAAGACATGGATCTCGAAGGCGCCCGGATCGCGGAGCTTGGAGCGGACCCGGCGCATATGGAGGATGTTCATCTCCACGGACCGGCTCAGCTCGCCCTTCTTGAGGCCCAGTTCGCGCTCGCGGCGCTTGACCGCGCTGCTCGCCGGGTTGATGAAGAGCAACCGGATCCGGCAGCCCGATTCGGCCAGCCGGACGAGCCTGCGGCCGGAGAAGTTCTGCACCAGCAGATTGAGGCCTATGCCGATCGCGTCGAGGCGGCGCGAGCCGCCGAAGAGGTCCTCGGCGGGGAGCTGGCGCTGCAGCCGGACCCGGTCGGGGTGGACGGAGACCACATCCGCGTAGCGGTCGCCGACCAGTTCCTCGACGGCGTCGACCGGCAGCCGGTCGGCGGACGGGACCGCGGCGCCGCTGCCGAGGATCTCCAGGAGCCGCGCCGAGGCGCGCTCGGCCTGGGCGAGGACCGCCTCGTTCAGTGCGCGGTTGCGGGAGACCACGTTGCGGGCGACCTCCAGCTCGTCGAGTGCCAGCTCGACGTCGCGCCGGTCGTCGAAGTACGGCTCGAAGCAAGGCCAGTGCTGGATCATCAGCTCCCGCAGCTGCGGGAGCGTGAGGAAGCTGAGCACATTGTCGTCGGCCGGGTCGAGCAGATATCCCTTGCGGCGGGAGACCTCGCGCACGGCGACGGCGCGCTGCACCCATTCCTGCCCGGCGGGCCCCGCGGCGGCCACCACCCAGTCGTCGCCGTGCACCGGTTCGTAGATGGGCCGCAGCACCGCGGCGACGACGGCGCGCAGCCGCTGTTCCACGAGATTCAGCCAGATGTAGGCCCGCCCGGCGCGCTGGGCCCGGGTCCGGACCTCGCTCCAGGCATCCGCGCCCCAGTCCAGTTCGGCGCCGATCTCCATGGGCTGCGCAAGCGATACCGCCCCCGGCGGGGCGTCGACGGATTCCCCCTCGTGACCTGCGTCACCTGGGGGCAGCTCGAACCCTCCCGAGCTCACCCGCGCACCGCCTTCCGCTCCCCCACCAATGATCAAGGAAGGGTACTCCGGGAGCGGGAGCCGGTGCAGCCGGATGCACAGGCTCCTTTCTCAACTCCCTCATGAGTAAGGCCTGTTCCCGCTGGCGAGATCTGCCGGAGTGAGCGGATTCACGGTGATTGGGCACCCCGTCAGGTGCCGCATACCGGACGTACGGCCCGGTCAGGTTCTCGGATTCCGGTTCCGGGCGACACGGAGAGGACCGATGTTGACAGGACCGGCCGACGTCCTAGGTGCGGGGCACTCTTTCGGGGAAGATCTGGCCGGGTCGGTCCCAAGTGCCCCCAGCACCCGGATCAGAAGTGGAAGAGTCATATCTATGCAGGTCTGGCCGGGACAGGCGTATCCCCTCGGCGCCACGTACGACGGCGTCGGCACCAACTTCGCGGTCTTCTCGGAGGCCGCCAACAGGATCGAGTTGTGCCTGCTGCACGACGACGGTTCCGAGACGGCGGTGGAACTGAGAGAGACCGATGCCTTCGTCCGCCATGCCTATCTGCCCGGGGTGATGCCCGGGCAGCGGTACGGGTTCCGGGTGCACGGACCGTACGAGCCGCAGCACGGAACCCGCTGCAACTCGGCGAAGCTGCTGCTCGATCCGTACGCGCGGGCGGTCTCCGGGCAGATCCGGTGGGGCGAGGCGGTGTACGGCTATCCGTTCGGCCGCCCCGACGCGCGCAACGACCTCGACTCCGCGCCGCACACGATGACGTCGGTGGTGGTCAACCCGTACTTCGACTGGGGCGACGACCGGCGGCCCCGTACGGACTACCACCGCACGGTGATCTACGAGGCCCATGTGAAGGGCCTGACCATGCTCCATCCGGGACTGCCGAAGGAGCTGCGCGGCACCTACGCGGCGCTGGCCCACCCGGAGGTCATCGCACATCTGACCGAACTCGGTGTGACGGCGATCGAGCTGATGCCGGTGCACCAGTTCGTCCAGGACCACCGGCTGGCGGACGCGGGGCTCGCCAACTACTGGGGCTACAACACCATCGGCTTCTTCGCCCCGCACAACGCGTACGCCTCCCGCGGCGACCGCGGTGAACAGGTGAGCGAGTTCAAGCAGGCGGTACGGGCGCTGCATCAGGCGGGCATCGAGGTCATCCTCGATGTCGTCTACAACCACACCGCGGAGGGCAACCACCTGGGGCCGACGCTGTCGTTCCGGGGACTGGACAACGCCTCGTACTACCGGCTCGCGGACGACCAGCGGTACTACATGGACACCACGGGCACCGGCAACTCGCTGCTGATGCGGTCGCCGCACGTGCTCCAGCTGATCATGGACTCGCTGCGGTACTGGGTGACCGAGATGCACGTGGACGGTTTCCGCTTCGATCTGGCGGCCACGCTGGCCCGCCAGTTCCACGAGGTGGACCGGCTGTCGTCGTTCTTCGACCTTGTGCAGCAGGACCCGGTGGTCAGCCAGGTGAAGCTGATCGCCGAGCCGTGGGACGTGGGTGAGGGCGGCTACCAGGTGGGGAACTTCCCGCCGTTGTGGACCGAGTGGAACGGCAAGTACCGGGACACCGTGCGCGATCTGTGGCGCGGCGAGCCGCGGACCCTAGCCGAGTTCGCGGGGCGGCTGACCGGCTCCTCGGACCTCTACCAGGACGACGGTCGACGGCCGCTCGCCTCGATCAACTTCACCACCTGCCACGACGGGTTCACGCTGCACGACCTGGTCTCGTACAACGACAAGCACAACGACGCGAACGGCGAGGCCAACCGGGACGGCGAGAGCCACAACCGGTCATGGAACTGCGGCGTGGAGGGCGAGACGGATCAGCCGGAGGTGCTGGGGCTGCGCGAGCGGCAGATGCGGAACTTCATCGCCACGCTGATGGTGTCGCAGGGGGTGCCGATGCTGAGTCACGGCGACGAGTTCGCCCGCACGCAGCGCGGCAACAACAACGCTTACTGCCAGGACAACGAGCTGTCGTGGGTGCACTGGCCGGAACCGCGCAAGGCCGGCGCCCCGGGCGAGGACGGGGACGGGGAAGAGGACGGTGCCGAGGACGACGCCGGGGCGGAATCCGTCGCTGCCAGCACTCTGCTGGAGTTCACCCGGGCGATGGTCTGGCTCCGTCGCGACCACCCGGTCTTCCGGCGTCGCCGGTTCTTCCACGGGCGGCCGGTGGAGGGCACGCACGACGAACTCTCCGACATCGCCTGGTTCACGCCCGAGGGCAGTGAGATGACCCAGCGCGACTGGCAGGCGGCGCACGCCAAGGCGCTGACGGTCTTCCTGAACGGGTCCGCGATCTCGGAGCCGGGGCCACGCGGTGAGCGGATCTCCGACGACTCGTTCCTGCTGATGTTCAACGCGAGCGCCGACACGCTGGAGTTCGCCGTCCCGGTGAACCATGGGCGGCAGTGGTCGATCGTGGTCGACACCGCCAGCCCGGACGGGGTGAGGCCCGGAGCGGGGCCGAAGGTGGCGGCGGGTGAGCGGGTGACGTTGGTGGGGCGGAGCATGGCGGTGCTGCAGCGCCCGGCCTAAGGGCTGTCCTCCTTCCGATGCGGCATGGCCCGGAGGAGCGAACCGGGTGGATGAGAGCGGCGGCAGAGGCGCCCGGGCTGCTCTGTGGTGACCGCTCGTCCGGATGGATGGGGCGAATACGGTGTCACAGTCGGCGTCAGGCTGGGTACGTACGTTCGCATGACGCCCACCGCCACGTACCGGCTTCAGCTCCAGCCCGACTTCCCGTTCTCGGCCGCCGGGCACGCGGTGCCGTATCTCGCCGCGCTCGGCGTATCCCATCTGCATCTGTCCCCGGTTCTCGAAGCCGTGCCCGGCTCCACACACGGCTATGACGTCGTCGACCACAGCCGTGTCCGGGCCGAGCTCGGCGGTGAGGAAGGGCTGCGGCAGCTGGCGCACACGGCGCGGGAGCACGGACTCGGGCTGGTGCTGGACATCGTGCCGAACCATATGGCCGCTGTCCCCCGGCACAACCGCGCGCTGTGGGAGGTCCTGCGCGAGGGCCCCGGGTCCCCGTACGCCCGCTGGTTCGACATCGACTGGGCGGCGGGCGACGGCAAGGTGCTGCTGCCGGTGCTCGGCGGCCGGATCGGCGACGAGACGGACCGGTTCCGGGTCGACGGGGAGGTGCTGCACTACGGCGAACAGGAGTTCCCGCTCAGGGCCGGAACCGCCGGCCTGCCGCTGACGAAGCTGCTGGCTGCGCAGCACTACCGGCTCGGCTGGTGGCGACTGGCCCGTACCGAGCTGAACTACCGGCGGTTCTTCACCATCTCCGACCTCATCGGGGTGCGGGTGGAGGATCCCGAGGTATTCGCCGCCACCCATGGCAAGATCCTCGAACTGGTCCGGGACGGTGTGGTCGACGGGCTGCGCATCGACCATCCGGACGGACTCGCCGATCCCGCCTCCTACCTTGAGCGGCTCGGCGAGGCGACCGGCGGCCGGTGGACGGTCGTGGAGAAGATCCTCACCGGCACCGAGCCGCTGCCGGCGGGCTGGGCCGTCGCCGGGACGACCGGGTACGACGCCCTGCACCGGGTCGACGGGCTGTTCGTCGACCCGGTGGGCACTGCCGAGCTGGCCGGCATGTACCGGGAGTTCGCGAGTCCGGCCGGGGACCGCGGCGGCTACTGGGCGGCGACGGTCCGCCGGGCCGCGTACCGGGTGGTGACGCACGAGCTGGCCGCCGAGACAGAACACCTGACCAGGCTCGCCGTGCGCATCTGCGCCGAGGACCCCGCGCTGCGCGACCACGCCCCCTGGGCGCTGCACACCGCCGTGCGCGAACTGCTCGTCCGGGTTCCGGTCTACCGTCCGTACGTGACGGCCGGCGGGCCCTGCACGGCGGCGGCGGAGGCGACGCTGCCGGACACGGCCGTACGGGAGGCCAGAGCGGTGTTCTCCGTGCCGCAGGAGGCGACGGCCGTCGATGTGGTGCGGAATCTGGCACTCGGGCGGCTCGGTGACGGGCCGGAGCGGGCGGCGTTCTGCGCTCGGTTCGCACAGACCGCGTCCGCGCTGCGGGCCAAGTCGGTCGAAGACACGGCGTTCTACCGGTACGCGCCGCTGATCTCGGCGGCCGAGGTGGGCGGTGATCCCGGGTCCCCGGCGGTGGCTCCGGAGGAGTTCCATGCGTTCTGTGCCCGGCTGGCGCGCGACTGGCCCGCCACCGGGACGGCGCTGACGACCCATGACACCAAGCGCAGTGCGGATGTGCGGGCCCGGATCGCGGTGCTGTCGGAGTGCCCGGATCAGTGGTCGGAGCTGCTGGCGGAGCTGGGGCGGGCGGCGCCGACGGCGACCGCACCCGATCCCCAGCTGGCCTGGCAGGCCTGGCAGACGGCGTTCGGCTGCGCGGGGCTGCCGGCCGCGGAGAGAGCGAGGCGGTTCGAATCCGCACTGCTCAAGGCGGTTCGCGAGGCAGGTCTCTTCACAAGCTGGACCGAGCCCGATCCGGTGTACGAGCGGGCGGTGACGGATTTCGTCGCAGCGGGACCGGCCGCCGGCACGGGCCCGGCGCGGGCGGTGCTGGAGCGGTTCGCGGCCGCGCTCGAACCGTTCGCGCAGGCCAACATCGCCGGCGCGGCGCTGGTGCAGCTGACGATGCCGGGGGTGCCGGACCTGTACCAGGGGACGGAGCAGGAGTACACCGCCCTCGTCGACCCTGACAACCGGCAGCCGTTCCGGCGGCCGCCCGAGGACGAGCCCGTCGGTGAGAAAGCCGCGCTCACACTGGCCGCACTCCGGCTGAGGCGCGAGCGGCCGGAGCTTTTCGGCGAATCGGGGACGTACACCCCGCTGACCGCGAAGGGTCCGGCGGCCGTGCACTGCCTGGCCTTCTGCCGCTCGGGCGAGGTGGTCACGGCGGTGACCAGGCTGTCGCTGCGGCTGGCCGGGGCGGGCGGCTGGCGCGGGACGGAGCTGACGCTGCCGGACGACGGCACGTGGACCGATCTGCTGACGCCGGGCCGGGAGTTCTCCGGCGGTGCGGTCGCGGTGGCCGAGCTGTTCGCCGAGCGGCCGGTGGCGCTGCTCAGCCGGGCCGGACGAGGAGGGTCCGCGGACCGCGGGTGATCAGACCGGTGCCGGCCGGGCGGAACCCGTCCGCCCAGCGGAGGCGGGGCATGGCGTCGAGCAGGGCGCCCAGTCCCTGCTCCGCCTCCAGCCGGCCGAGCAGGACGGCCGGGCAGGACTCCGGTCCGGCCGTGGACGTGCCCTGGTCACGACGGAACGGGTCGAAGAGGTCGGGTGAGGCGTACCGCTCGGGATCTCGGACCGCGGCGCCGATCAGACAGGCGACGGGCGCACCGGCGGGGAGCGTGCCACCGCTGACCCGCACCTCGGCGACGGTGCGGCGCAGCACGAACTGCACGGGAGGGTCGCGGCGCAGCGATTCGGTCCAGGCGCGGTGGGCGAGGGCGGGTTCGACACGCAGGGCGGCAAGGAGGTCGGGGTCGTCCAGCA is drawn from Streptomyces sp. NBC_01717 and contains these coding sequences:
- the treY gene encoding malto-oligosyltrehalose synthase translates to MTPTATYRLQLQPDFPFSAAGHAVPYLAALGVSHLHLSPVLEAVPGSTHGYDVVDHSRVRAELGGEEGLRQLAHTAREHGLGLVLDIVPNHMAAVPRHNRALWEVLREGPGSPYARWFDIDWAAGDGKVLLPVLGGRIGDETDRFRVDGEVLHYGEQEFPLRAGTAGLPLTKLLAAQHYRLGWWRLARTELNYRRFFTISDLIGVRVEDPEVFAATHGKILELVRDGVVDGLRIDHPDGLADPASYLERLGEATGGRWTVVEKILTGTEPLPAGWAVAGTTGYDALHRVDGLFVDPVGTAELAGMYREFASPAGDRGGYWAATVRRAAYRVVTHELAAETEHLTRLAVRICAEDPALRDHAPWALHTAVRELLVRVPVYRPYVTAGGPCTAAAEATLPDTAVREARAVFSVPQEATAVDVVRNLALGRLGDGPERAAFCARFAQTASALRAKSVEDTAFYRYAPLISAAEVGGDPGSPAVAPEEFHAFCARLARDWPATGTALTTHDTKRSADVRARIAVLSECPDQWSELLAELGRAAPTATAPDPQLAWQAWQTAFGCAGLPAAERARRFESALLKAVREAGLFTSWTEPDPVYERAVTDFVAAGPAAGTGPARAVLERFAAALEPFAQANIAGAALVQLTMPGVPDLYQGTEQEYTALVDPDNRQPFRRPPEDEPVGEKAALTLAALRLRRERPELFGESGTYTPLTAKGPAAVHCLAFCRSGEVVTAVTRLSLRLAGAGGWRGTELTLPDDGTWTDLLTPGREFSGGAVAVAELFAERPVALLSRAGRGGSADRG
- the glgX gene encoding glycogen debranching protein GlgX, whose translation is MQVWPGQAYPLGATYDGVGTNFAVFSEAANRIELCLLHDDGSETAVELRETDAFVRHAYLPGVMPGQRYGFRVHGPYEPQHGTRCNSAKLLLDPYARAVSGQIRWGEAVYGYPFGRPDARNDLDSAPHTMTSVVVNPYFDWGDDRRPRTDYHRTVIYEAHVKGLTMLHPGLPKELRGTYAALAHPEVIAHLTELGVTAIELMPVHQFVQDHRLADAGLANYWGYNTIGFFAPHNAYASRGDRGEQVSEFKQAVRALHQAGIEVILDVVYNHTAEGNHLGPTLSFRGLDNASYYRLADDQRYYMDTTGTGNSLLMRSPHVLQLIMDSLRYWVTEMHVDGFRFDLAATLARQFHEVDRLSSFFDLVQQDPVVSQVKLIAEPWDVGEGGYQVGNFPPLWTEWNGKYRDTVRDLWRGEPRTLAEFAGRLTGSSDLYQDDGRRPLASINFTTCHDGFTLHDLVSYNDKHNDANGEANRDGESHNRSWNCGVEGETDQPEVLGLRERQMRNFIATLMVSQGVPMLSHGDEFARTQRGNNNAYCQDNELSWVHWPEPRKAGAPGEDGDGEEDGAEDDAGAESVAASTLLEFTRAMVWLRRDHPVFRRRRFFHGRPVEGTHDELSDIAWFTPEGSEMTQRDWQAAHAKALTVFLNGSAISEPGPRGERISDDSFLLMFNASADTLEFAVPVNHGRQWSIVVDTASPDGVRPGAGPKVAAGERVTLVGRSMAVLQRPA
- a CDS encoding SAV2148 family HEPN domain-containing protein; this translates as MSSGGFELPPGDAGHEGESVDAPPGAVSLAQPMEIGAELDWGADAWSEVRTRAQRAGRAYIWLNLVEQRLRAVVAAVLRPIYEPVHGDDWVVAAAGPAGQEWVQRAVAVREVSRRKGYLLDPADDNVLSFLTLPQLRELMIQHWPCFEPYFDDRRDVELALDELEVARNVVSRNRALNEAVLAQAERASARLLEILGSGAAVPSADRLPVDAVEELVGDRYADVVSVHPDRVRLQRQLPAEDLFGGSRRLDAIGIGLNLLVQNFSGRRLVRLAESGCRIRLLFINPASSAVKRRERELGLKKGELSRSVEMNILHMRRVRSKLRDPGAFEIHVFDETPRFTAYLVDGDGADAVGVVQPYLRRARGMEAPVLVLRGGGRAVVRAGQDNEHGLFETYREEFESVWTDSRPVS